The sequence aaaaaatacaaacaaacGTAAGATCCCACAAATTAAGGTTCAGACTCCTTGCAgcagactaacatgtttgacaTTACGTTTGCTTCAGCTGAAGGGGTGGCATTTCCAGCTGAAAAGAAAGCTCCACCCAGCACAACTATTCTCTTAACCTTGCTCACAAAAGAGGAATCCCTCTTGATGGCCTGAGAAACAATGCAGCGTAATCACCAGCATAATCATATATGCAGCCTGAAAAGCCCTCAATCTACAGCGTCAGAGAAAGAACATATGTACCAATGCTACGTTCGTCAGAGGGCCCAAGGCGAGGACAGAGACCTCTCCAGGAAACTGTGAGACCTTATCAACCAAGAACTCGGCAGCACTTTGCTCAACTTTCTTGCTAGTGGGATCAGGAAGGTCTATGTTCCCAAGGCCATCGGATCCGTGAACAAAGTCGGCAACATGCGGCTTTCCTCCCTATTCACAATACAAAGATGCGAACCATTTCAAGCCACAAAACTGAATGAACCACCGAACTTTTGAAGATGATGCATTCTGAAGTTAAAAGGTTGCTTTCCGTGGACTTGATACCAAATGGTACGAACAAGCAGGCATTGCAGATTTTGCAAAGCACACGGAATCTCCAGATTTTATGATTGTTCTTGGAAAAATTATAAATTCACTGAATAAGACTTTGTGCATTTTATCAGCCAGATTGCGTTGTTTCAATGAGTTGTTGGTATGATTCTTTTCGACCAACCAGGAGCTGGAAGAACTACTAGTGCCACCTGAACTTACACATAATTAACGCTCTGATCGAACAAACTATTACTGGCAACAGAATGCAGACAGTACCTTGAGAGGTTCAGGGCTGCCCTCTGCTACTGGAACCTCAGGATGGCCTGCCTTCTCACACTGTCCATTAAGTATGCAGATTTAGTAATCTACTAgatgaagagagagaagaagaaaaaaagtggTCATTATTTTCCATGagcatttttctcttttttttcgaaAACAAATTGCCATGAGCATTTTGCAACTTGCCAGAATCAAGGCATTGCGGGTTGCGCACTCCGTGGTGCAGTTGCCGAAAATGGTGGTCAGTCCTAGAACTTGCACGCCCGGTGACTGGAACGCCATCATAATCGCCACGCTGTCATCTGGAATCAGATGATCCAATAAGCTAGCATACAAAAGAATTTAGAGAAGAAAGGAAACAATAACAGGTTAAGAGTAATTGCACGCCTATAATTGCAGTTGCAGCAATGTTTGTTCctccttaatttttttttttttttttttttttgtaaccATATATAAATCTCCATGAAGATTCAAAAGGTCGTTGAAGGTGTGCAGGAGAATTGAATCTAGGATGGTACGGGTCACCTATCTCATTCTTGGAATCTAGTGCGTATTGACTGTATTAGTAGTATCAGTAGAAGTATATAGTAAGAGACTGAAGCAGAATTAGTGACGATCTCCAGGAGTCAAAACTAGTAAATCACTCCAAATCCAGGAGTCCTAGGAAGGAAATGAATCTTGGAACCCGAATTAGAGTACGCACCGATGCCGGGGTCTGTGTCGATGATCACCTTCTGCTCCTGGTGGTGGTGGATCTGCCCGTTCCCCTCCATCTCTTTCCCCTTCGATCCGATCGAGCCTCTTCGACTTGCttgctcctctcctcctcttctttgaGGTCGTTTGGAGCTTGGGCTGGCCGTCCGATCCAGAATCTAACGGCACGCGGCCGTGCATAGAATTCAGCACAAGCCATTGCCATGTCGTCCACGTCAGCTCCGCGTGTACCTTGTGCCGTCGTTTCTCTGGTAGACTTGTCAAACATCTTGACCAAAATGATGTGAAGTCTCAGTCACTTCGTGGTAGAGCAAGTAAAAACTTCACATTCTTTGCCTCAGGGGCAAGGGCAGGTGAACTTGAGAAAAGATGGAGGTTTCATAAAAGGCTCTTTCCCTGGTGTCCACGTCTAAGAATAAAGTCAACGGTTTTTATTTGAGGATTAAAATTTTGCCgtgaagatatttttattttttttagcgttctaacggtttttcttcacgATTCCCGTCACGAATAATTCTCAAAATCACTCTCTTTATAACGAGATTCTCTCTCGTTTCTCTTCGTGATTCCTCTTGAAAaaaaactgttgaagatgagaggaaataaaagaatGAGAACGGAAAAGAGAATCGAGAAATgaacaaaatgaaagaaatataattGGAGATGTTCTAACAAGAGACCTCAGCAGttatgaaaagaaaaagaatgacCATACTCACTTTGTTTATAAATACTTTGACAGCTTTGATTTTTACTATTCACTTTTCAACTAACActagtttttcaaatatttaattGATTGATATAACATAAGTATCACTTGATATGCTATCAAAAGTACTTTTATAATATAATATGCTTATAAATATTTGCTCAtgtatttatgaaaaaaaacgATGGCCAAACTTCAAATAGTAAAATCAAAATTATCAATTATTTGTAAATAGATGGAGTAATTAGTTGATAATTTTGTACCAAGCCAAATCGTAAAAAAAACTTAAAGACGTCACTACCGAAAAGAGGAGTAGGAGACGCCTTGGTATTGATTCAAGACTCCGTTTGGTTGACAGCTAATTTTATCACATTTTCTGACCTAAGATATTTAAGGTTGATCTCGTCACACTTTTATGGCAAAAAAATTGGCCACATAGCCTTAGCCCTTAGGCAAAGTCTGCTAATATTTTTGTCTATGGCAAGTGGGCCCATAGCCCATAGGCTAAAAAATTACAAAGACTAAGTTGTGGTACCAATTATGCTATTATTAAGACcatctctaattatattttcttcatttcgtttcttTTCCGATTCACTTCGCTGTTCTcgttctctttatttttttttatctctaacagcttcactttgaggggaatcgcgaaggaaaaggagagagaattttGTTCTGAAAGGAATGTCTctgaaaatcccttcgtgatggGAACCGTAAAGCGAAATCGTTGGAgcgctaaaaagaaaaaatcccttcacgacaaaATTTTCTATCCGC is a genomic window of Phragmites australis chromosome 17, lpPhrAust1.1, whole genome shotgun sequence containing:
- the LOC133897904 gene encoding probable uridine nucleosidase 2, with amino-acid sequence MEGNGQIHHHQEQKVIIDTDPGIDDSVAIMMAFQSPGVQVLGLTTIFGNCTTECATRNALILCEKAGHPEVPVAEGSPEPLKGGKPHVADFVHGSDGLGNIDLPDPTSKKVEQSAAEFLVDKVSQFPGEVSVLALGPLTNVALAIKRDSSFVSKVKRIVVLGGAFFSAGNATPSAEANIHSDPEAADIVFTSGADIYVVGLNITTQVSFTDDDLLELRNSKGKHAQFLCDICKFYRDWHVKSYGVPVVFLHDPVSFAALVHPEYFTFKKGVVRVETQGICTGHTSMDMLLKKWNSENPWTGYSPISVAWTVDVPKVVAFVKELVTKE